The Ornithodoros turicata isolate Travis unplaced genomic scaffold, ASM3712646v1 ctg00000857.1, whole genome shotgun sequence genome has a window encoding:
- the LOC135375335 gene encoding uncharacterized protein K02A2.6-like has translation MVVACELCQGYQRANPQQPLLDRNIPDRPWERIAMDFFHLNDSTYLILIDYFSKFVEVKKMEATTAVDLIHVLSEIYARFGTPSEVLSDNGPPFHYRHFTDFNKQWNIFHVTSSPRYPRANGQVERAVQTIKASLKKALEGGRNLNTVLLEQRRVRTTPVSGSLTPAVLLMGRPLGTMIPAHPDTLNSHFPTQDHKQQLEQKQRFQHRHGDQHTKELQPLDVQQPAWYWDSGTRDKVWKKAIIKRLGQNPRS, from the coding sequence ATGGTAGTCGCCTGCGAACTTTGCCAAGGCTATCAGCGAGCAAATCCACAGCAGCCTCTTCTCGACAGAAACATTCCAGATCGCCCTTGGGAGCGTATCGCAATGGATTTTTTCCATCTCAACGACTCCACTTACTTGATTCTTATCGACTACTTTTCGAAGTTTGTTGAAGTTAAGAAAATGGAAGCGACCACTGCTGTTGACCTAATTCACGTCCTCAGTGAAATTTATGCACGATTTGGTACACCATCAGAGGTTCTCAGTGACAATGGCCCTCCATTTCATTATCGGCACTTCACCGATTTCAACAAGCAGTGGAACATTTTTCATGTAACGTCATCACCCCGCTACCCTCGTGCTAATGGTCAAGTGGAAAGGGCTGTACAGACCATCAAGGCATCGTTGAAGAAAGCTCTGGAAGGAGGAAGGAATCTGAATACTGTCCTTCTGGAACAACGCAGAGTCAGAACAACGCCAGTCAGTGGATCTCTGACTCCAGCTGTGCTGCTGATGGGAAGGCCATTGGGTACAATGATTCCAGCCCACCCAGATACGTTAAATTCGCATTTTCCAACACAAGACCACAAGCAGCAGCTTGAACAAAAGCAGAGATTTCAGCACAGACATGGTGATCAACACACCAAGGAACTTCAACCGCTTGATGTGCAGCAGCCTGCCTGGTATTGGGACAGTGGTACAAGAGATAAGGTCTGGAAGAAGGCCATCATCAAGAGACTTGGGCAGAACCCAAGGAGTTAA